The Hordeum vulgare subsp. vulgare chromosome 4H, MorexV3_pseudomolecules_assembly, whole genome shotgun sequence genomic interval TGAAGGGCATCACAACATGCGGGCATGCAAGAAAAGGAAAATGTTGAATGGGGGCATTCCTAACAGTACCAGTAGAGATAGGACAAGTCGTGGACGAGGATCTGATGGTGGTGGACGAAGAGGAAGCACAAGTTCTAGAGGTGGTGTTCGTCGTAGAATATATGTTGATAATGGATCAGCATTCGGTTATTTGCTTAATCCAGATGGTTGATAGAAGATGGTATATTATGTGATTTCttgtaatatttttgttcatacAAGTCATCTAATTTCTTGTtatatttttgttgtattttgcTAACAATTATTCATTTTGTAGGCATGGCTTCAGCTGGTTCCATGACGAGGCCGTCGTGCGCCGACTAAGAGGACATGCCAAAGACGTGGAAAGAGGCCGAATTGGACAAGTTCAAGGAGAAGGATGTGCCAACACCACAATGTGGATGTGGTGATGTTTGCAAGGTGGTGGCCACTGACCGTAAAAAGGAACGGACAGAAGGCAAAATATTTTTTGTGTGTCCCAACTATGCACATGATTGTGCACGGCGAACTAACGCATATGACCTACGACCGGTATGTTAGATGTCACATCCAAATGCAATTTAACATAAATCTTAGCAATGTGTGACACATGACAAATTAAAAATAAATGCCTGTAGATAGCTCTTACCTAACAATACAAGTATGCTAGTGATGTTGAACCCTAGTTATACTGAGTATCCCAGTTCCTGAGGCGCTCCAAATACATCTAGAGGGCCGAGTTCCCGGTTGCCTCTGTGAAGACTACTTTGGTTAGTACATACCAAAGATAGGCCCGAGCATACTGCTGCACAACAATCTCTTCGGCATCCGCAGGGCACGGTGCTCCTCTGACTTGTTTTAACAAGGTCCGCTTCACTTTTGAGCCATCAGCCTTGCCTGACAGAGGGGGAGGGGGTTCAACACCAATTAAAATGTCAACCTGCTCTCGCTGGTTAGCGGCACTGACATGACCCGTAACAACATCGCCATTAAGAGGAAGGCCGCTTATCATGGCCATGTCCTCTAGGATCACCGTTATCTCCCCACAGGCAAGGTGGAAAGAGTGTGTCTCCGGCGTCCAACGATCCGTAAGTGCGGTGAGTGCTGCATTGTTCACCGGTAATGGGTTTCGCTTGAATTGAAACACAAAGGGCAGCAGACCCAATCTTGCAATGTACGGCTCGTATCGCACATCATACGGAATGTCATTTGCACCATGACCCCTCATGTGCATAGCTACTACATGCTGCAAAGAATGTGAGCTTCATATCAGTACGACAAACACACATGAAAAACACAAATAATTGACAAGTCTTCGATTAAGTCTTCTTACCTTACGATTCTCAATGGCACGAGCACGGTGTTCTCTGTCGAACTCTTCGATTAACCCATCATACCAAGGGCCATTATCATCCACCATCCTACGAAAAAATAACATACATGGAATTGCATCATctcttttgcaaaaaaataaaatgccaacaaTATGTCCATCTATACCATCAACCCGCATATTAAAAAAACGCCAACAATACATATATCATCATCCAACATATTAAAAAAAATGCTCCATATTGAACTATATCATCTAACATATTCAACTACGCAAAATAATGCCAGCAATACATACAACTATATCATCTAACATATTGAactaaactaaaaataaaatgacCCAAACGCAAAAAAAATCTGCCTAACATATTGAACTACACAAAAAAAATTATCATCTAACACCTACACATATATATCATCTAACATATTGAAGTACACAAAAAAATTATCATCTAGCACCTACATATATATATCATCTAACAGATTCGACAACACACGAAAAAACATGTAGGAACTATACAACTATATCATCTAACAACTACAAAATAATCCCTAATACTAACACAAAATCACCTAATCTAACATAACCTAATATTCAAATATACTCTCAAAATAAGATGTTGAATCAAAAAAATTAAAGGGATTGGGGGAGATTACCTCAAGGAAGCCTGGAGGGATCGAATCTACGGATTTTGGTGGAGGAGGGAGTAGATGAGGGGGTGGGTGTGAGGGGGAAGAGGGGGGCGAGAGAGACGTGTTTCTCTCTTAGGAGGTGGGGTGTGAGGAAGAAGATGTGTGGGTGGGTCGGGCCCGAGCCAGTTAAGTCACCCGAGCCACACGCCAATGTGTGTGGCGTTTGGGGTCTGGCGACTAGGCGCCGGGGTCCCTGACGTGTGACCCCTTTGCCATGTCAGTTGGTCAACAACGGTGTGTATCGAGCGGGTCCGTACCAGCACCCACACATCTTCTTCCTCACACCCCACCTCCTAAGAGAGAAACACGTCTCTCTCGCCCCCCTCTTCCCCCTCACACCCACCCCCTCATCTACTCCCTCCTCCACCAAAATCCGTAGATTCGCGTAAAGATATtagatttgatttttttttcaaaagaagGTCAAATCTGTATTTTGTTTGTCATTAAGGTCAAAACATAAAAATTACCCCACATCAGCTTTGAACAAACATGTGCCACTCGACAACCGGAAGATCGTTTCTGTTACTAGTAAGTTACAGATACAAAAGAGGAGCAAACACGCATCTGGTACTGGCCAACAGACCATCAAACACTGATGAAAGTTGCATGTACTCTGGTACTTCAGTCTATCACTTGAGAAGCAGTAGCATTATGAGCTGCCCATGTGGAGTGAGCATAGAGCACCCGGCCTTTCCACCCTTGCAGAAGCCAGCGGtggtcctcgctgatcatgaaatGCTTGTGGTACCGACTCTTCACTTCGTCCTTTAGCATCACAACAACATCAGGGTCCAATGGCAGCTGCCTTAGCCCCGCTCGCTGGTTCCGCGCCTGCCACTCCTTGTAGTTCTGAGGGCGCTCCACCCGGTCCGCACCTTCACAGGCGATCATGTTAATGGCGGAGCGTGCAAGTATGTCCCGCTCCACCAGGAGTCTCTTGTCATTGTCCCATGGAACGGTGGTCTCCATCACATCGAACAAGGCCGTGAAGTAGTACAAGGCATGGCGGAACCGCGTCATGAAGAAGGCCGCACTGTATGGTCCATTGACGAGGGACTGGACGAACACAGTCGGCTTCATCTTGCTGATATTGTTGAGCACCATGTCCCTCGGGCTCACCATGTCAAAGGTTAGGCTCTCGTCCATCAAGGTCCTGAACTCGAACAggctgttcaccaccagcacctcgtctgggtcgatgtgcaggtCCTCAACCCGGACATCCTCCAGCTTGGATGCGATGGCGCGGAACTTGAATGGCACGCCGAACTGCCTAGCATAGTTGCTGAGCCGGTACCCCGCCTCGTCCATTAGTTGAGCCGGCCGGAGCCCAGGCCGAGGGGTGTTAATGCCGGTGATCCTCACTTCGGGTGGCCCGCCCTCCCTGTTGGCCAGCAACCGGAGCAAATCCGGCCACTGGAATCCGGTGGTGATGCCGTAGTGCACAATGTGCAGTGTCCTCCTCCCTGCGACGGCCTTGTAGATGGTGTTGATGGCAAAGAGCAAACCCACCTTTATCGAGCAGCACACGGCCATGTGCAGATGGAAGGCCTTGATGAGCTCCACGGTTGAGGTGCGCTTCCCCATGAGCGCTCGGTACAGCCGGCTCCCCGTGCCAGCCAGCCTTGCCTCCAGCCCCTGTGCGAAGTAGTGTGACAGCCGCTGCCTAGCGTCTCCCGTCGGCGAGGAGTGCCACTTGATCCGTTCCAGCAACTTGCTCGCGCCACGCACGTCGTTGCTGGACACTGCTTCAGCGCAGCGGATCAGCAGAGTCTCTAGGTCAGTCACCACCGTGTGCCTCGCCCGGCGCCTCCCAGTCCCACGCCTACCGAGTGTTgccttgttctccttctcctcctccgaggTGACGCGTACCCGTACCGCCTCCTGGATCTCGCCCGGGTACGTGTCGTAGCCGTTGAGGACGAGCCGGTCCAGCATCTCCAGCGCAGTGGCTTCGTCCTCTTCCTCCGAATCCGAGACACTATGCGGCAGCGCCGTTATCTGCTTGCTGCTCCTCCATAAGCCCGCCTCCGTCTCACCATCCATGCCAAAGCCAGACCTCTTCTTGCGCCCCCTGCCATCCACCATCGCATTGTCTGCGGGCAAGAACCTGTTAGCTTCCtccatgcctttgaagaaagccaTGTTCGACAGCATGTCCGTCCTGGTGCTGCTCTCTCCGGGAATGGGAAACACCATACTACTGGGCACCACCGTGCATGCGCCGGTGCCGTTCAAGAAGAAGGCTGGATATTGTACCTGGGACCCGGAAACCATGATGTCCGTGCTGTTGCCTTGGCTGGGCATCAAAATGGAGGTGGACGAGGCAAAGGACTCGTGGGCATCGGATGAGGTGTCGGCAAGGATCTCGGCGAAGGGCTGCTGAGCCTGCAGGAGCTTGGGGTGGTCAGGGTACTGGTAGAAGAACTTGTCGACGATGCCCTCCTCCGTGAGCATGCGCGAAATGTATTCCAGGGTCAGGTTGTTGTGCGACTGCTGTGAGTCAACATGGGTCGTCGGAGTCGGAGGAAGGTCGAGGAAGGCGGAGGGGGACAGTGGTGCTGGTTCGGCGATGCCCAACAACTCCTCCGGTGTGGCAGACATAGTGGAGTGCACGCTGATTTCTGATGGTGCAGTGAAAATATATTGGATTTGGAGTGGGTATGTCACTGTCATCCATCCATTCCATGTGAAGCTAACAAGTAGTACATCGTACAGTAGGTTGCTGTCTATTGTAACCATCGGTAGCTTCACATTTCACAAGGTTAGTTTAACCATCCACGGGCCGACTTGCGCCTGCACACATGGACAAAGAGAGCCTTTTGAGAAAGATTATATCCATCTTGTTGTCGCAGCCAGCATTCTGTCCTTGTCTGACCAGAAGCAGTCAACTTTCTTGTACACATCAATTTATGTTTTAAAATCTCAGGCTGTTGTGAGTTCAACATGTAGTAGCATTAGTAGGTGAAATCGTGAAATGATTTTTACTcggttttatcttgaaatttgatTATATTCGCATGGAGTATAGGTAGGTACCTAGATGCATGTGACCTGTAACCATGTTGAGTTGTGTTTCTCCTGCTCCACAATTGACACCTGCAAGTAGGTAAACAGATTTGTAAGATGAGAACGCAGAGAAAGAAGTTAGAGATACATTACATATATTTGGTAGTTTAGGATGTCATCCGTCTATCTCAAGAGAGGTTCCTTGTGTGTATTCCTATATATACTTGCTCATGAGGCGCAATACAACATTCATTATATTCCGTACAAatctccctctctccccttctAACATGGTATCTGTCGCAAGTTTCTAGACCTAACCGCCGTCGGGGCCGTGCCGTCCGTATCTAGGGTTCGTCCGCCGGTCATGTTAACCGGCTTTCCTAAAGTCTTTTTCATCATCCTTTGATCAGGATTTTTCTCTTCTCCGCCGGTCACTTTGATTGAAATTTTCTTTTTGGTTTTCCGATCTAAGATCGGTTTgcgtcgtccgccgccgccgttgaCACTGTGCCTTTACTCCGACACCGGCGCGACCAGATGGCCTCTACTCCGACAGGGCGGCCTCGCGCTCCACGGTGGCCAGTCCCACCGTCGTCTGCGCATGCATCTGCCCGTCCGTCGCTCTACACCGGCCATCGCCGCCCTGTGTCGAATGGGATACTTGCATCACCCACCTACCGATTATGTCGCCACTCGCCGGACCCTCGGGATTGTCGGTTGCCTTAGGCCTATTAGCTGTCGTCTGCTTCCTCTTGTCGGCCCCCTCGTCGGTTGCCTTGGTCCTGCTGGCTGCCTTGGGTCTGCTGGTTGCCGTGCTCGCAGGCTGCACCGGGCTTGTCAAATGCCTTGGGCTTGCCGGTTGTCGGCTGCCTCGGGTCGCTAGTTGACGGTCCTGCCGGCTGTCCAGGGCTCCCCAACCCATCGTCGGCCTCCTCCGGCACGAAGCTCCCTGTCTCCTTGGTCTACTCAACCACCCCACTTCACCATCCACGACGGCGTCATCATCACCGAGCAGCGGCCCTGACATCGCGTGCCATCATATTGATCACCCGCCTGCCGCGATTGACTCCATCTACGTCGTGTGACCGACCTGATCAATCAGTTACATGTGCCTTTCTGCAGGTTGTGTGATGGTTATCCCTGAGTACAGCGCGCCCCTTCACCGATTCAGCAACGGGCTGCCGCTACGTCGCCCCGTCGGGCTGCAGCGCCGATGCCTCGTGGTTCTTCCCGTGGTCACCCCGACACACGAGTCGCCGCTACACCGCCCCTTCAGGTTGTAGAGGTCcctgtgaaagcacaattgctccctgggATGGCTTTGATGATTATTCACAGCATATGCATCCTTGGACTAATATTTTTATCCTAGTATATTttggaaaagttcaaaagatgctttggctaaagggttatgtcgagatgccccttgatgcaagaaaggaataagcttggctgaagcttcaagctagaagactcttcattttatatttttgagaaatcacttttgagtccataggaaatccaatactattaaaagggggtgagatattaaaatgaactggttgccaaAGTGCTCATAGTTAGCCGCCAAAATACTCAATAATTTTTACCACATAACCATTTTGTCCAATACCACacactcaaaatcggtgccaccaaccttCCCATTTCGGCACCATCGAGTTTGATCTcaaacagaaccctagccattcccaccaaataggTGCAACCGGAACCATGTCGGttctaccgagtttaggtgaccaaccttatgttgcctcggtacacaaaatcggaatttctgagtttgagtatcagtgtcaccgagttgtgtcatctgactgttagccaccttttcggtgccaccgagttgtgtatatcggttccaccgagattcaaaagttgatgACTTCAGTGCAAATCGGAACCACTgagttcatgacttcggtgtcaccgagtttgccactttaggtgtaacggttgcattttgtgtgctgcctatatatacccctcaacctacctctcattcatagaggaagcactcagaacacacacttcattgtcagatccatttttcttagagggagccacctactcatgtgttgagaccaagaaattccaatccaatcattcgaAACATTATGTCTAGCCAccctaagttgctttccaccaaatcaatcactcctacccatgcctattatgtgagagagtgattttgtgttgaggagactatctttagaagcacaagagcaaggagttcatcgttctaccacatctattaccttttggagggcggtgcctcctagattggttaggtgacgCTTGggacctcctacttcgtgttgtggggttgaaccaagatgtttgtaagggcaaggagatcgcctactttgtgaagatctaccgtgagtgaggctagtccttcatgggcagaagccgtggtggaataggcaaggccgcttcttcatggaccccttgttggtggagccctcctgaactctcacagccgttaccctccgtgggttgaagtctccactaacatggacgtacgatagtgccacctatcagaaccatgccaaatatcgccgtgtcaacctcatgcgtttgatctccctaccttactcctttaatttacaattgcatgttttacattctgctactacactcttagaactgcatgtgtagggtgtacttgacttcccataactgccaaaactgcccctcaactaaaattggtaaaaggctaaatttttatcttctcaagtagtctaatcacccccactctagacatactttcgatcccacACCCTCCGCTGCTCGAGGTCGTCCTCGTGCCTAAACCAACCCGTGCACTGCCGTTGTGTCACCCCTTAGGGCTAGAGCACCGCGATACGCGGTCCACGTCGTCGCCCCGAGGTCTTCATGTCATCGCCTCAACCAGCGCGCTGCCACTTGTCTCCCCTTTGGGTCGTAGAGCCATGGTGTGCGGTTCACTCTGTCGTCCCCGTGCGCCGACTTCTACGTGGCATGGGAACGTTACCGTCCGCGTTGGTTGTCGGCACACTACCGAGTTCTTGCTCGCCTATTTTGAGCATCGCCACTGCGCTCTGAACCAGCTGCCGCCGCTCTTGTTCATCACCGCTGCAACTCGCTCACCCGAGTCGTGCCGTCCGTCCACCCCCTTAATCTTCGCCGTCGTCTTCCCCGACCACTTCATCTACTCCGATCACTTCATCTACTCCGATCACTGTGGGCGAcatcgcccccccccccacagATTTGCACCACAACCGTTATAGAGTCCTTTTCTACTAGCCTCCTCGACATGGCATACCAGTTTGTGCATGTCCAGGTCTACGCATGCCAGATGTTGGCAATGCCGAAGCGTGCCTTCGTTCCTCATGTGTTTCCAGGCCTATCAAACCTAGAGCGATGCATCGTCAACATCGCCTTCCTCCGTCTATGCATGACTGGTGCTGGCAATACCGATGCATGTCATCGTCCATGAAGTATCCCCGGGCTTACCAAACCCGACGCTATGTGTCGTCAACAACACCTTCTTCTCAGCGCACCACTTCCTCGACACCACTACGTATATGACTAACTCGGCGCTTCCTTGCGTCCgtggcttgatacgtccattttgcatcatgaatccttattgatatttatgataTTGTTATCCATTATTCCTTATTATGATATAATACTTATATTATGTAAGGTAcatgtacatcacaaagagggaaattattGGAAACTTGAATCCTGgacttgaaaaccaagaaaaaagcTGAAAAAtactagactccaaatgacctgaaatatCATGGCGaaattttatggaatatttaagaattattgggccaaatatataccacagtGGGTCCACCTACTAGCCACAAGCCAATAGTGCATGCCCAACCCCTTGGGTgcgccatgttgccttgtgggGCCCGAGCAGATCTTCTgacccccctcttctcctatatagtGTGTTTTGACCAACGAAAATCTTAAGGATACTTTCAGGACAAAGTGTCACCATCTGGAAATGGAAACCccgagagggggaaatcaaagccatcatcaacaccaatgcttcctccttcgtgggaggactaatcttcatcaacatcttcaccaacaccatctcatctcaaaccctagttcatctcttgtattccatatttttttcaaaaccttagattggtcaCCTGGGTTACCAGtattgttgattacatctcgtacttgatgcttgttggtttacttggtggaagatattatgcttGGATCCTTAATTAATATCATTATACctgtgatcttgaacatgttgatgaggtgtgaataGTTACTCTTGTTCGTGAGACATGGGAGAATTCTTGTTATAAGCAATCATGTGAAttcgtattcgtttgatattttgatgatgtgtatgttgttgcttctattagtggtgtcgtgtgaacatcgactacacgacacttcaccatgttatgggcctaagagaatgcattgtggagtaacaagtagatgatgggttgcgggagtgagagaagcttaaacccagtttatgtgttgcttcatgaggggctgatttggatccacacgtttcatgtTGTGatgagatttatcttaattcttctttcgtagttgcggatgcttgcgagagggggtaatcaaaaGTGAGTTGCTTGTTCACTTAAGAATGACGCCTTAGCACCGGtacacccacatataaaattatcaacataacgaacgcgaatcaactcaacatgattaaCATGACTAGACATAAATTTTCATGTTTCCTCGGACGGTTTgcctcatataagagtactttctggcctgtcctttgctacaaaaatgaTCGGGCTATCTTTATGcatacttgttaatattgttactTGTGACTTGTTACAAATTGCCGTGCTACCAAACTATATATCACTATTAATTATAGCACTTGCAgataataccttgctaaaaactgcttatcatttccttgtgctcctcgttgggttcgacactcttacttattgaaaggactacgattgatcccctatacttgtgggtcatcaagactcttttgtggCACTGTTGtccgggagtgaagcgcctttggtaagtggaaattggtaaggaaacaattTTTGTACGTGCTGAATTCTGTTTCTTGTCAGTATGGACGGTCacactttgagtggcttgttcggggcatatTCGCCTTGAACGGAAGTGGAAGAAGTTATATCTCAACCTACTGAACCCGTtcgaaatatttattatgagtttCTTTTGGGAAGTTAGAGAAATTTCTAACTAATCCCTCAAAATGGTACAACTCATCTtgattaccacttgatatatgtcgatgagatttgtggattgtttaagcttgcaggtttatctagagaaagagttaagaagaaggtttccctttatctttgtagCAAAAGACAATGATGTGGTACAAGCTAttggatgatactggatcatgggactcgaATCGTTTGAAGGTGGAATTCATCTTAagtttgaagctggaatttcatcaaaagttttatcctatgcatcagaTGGTACCTTCtttttgtgaatcatttgctactcatgttgatctccttgAGGAGAAGTGGTTTCAATTTCATGTGCCCATTTAAGAAC includes:
- the LOC123446273 gene encoding scarecrow-like protein 14 isoform X2, whose product is MVDGRGRKKRSGFGMDGETEAGLWRSSKQITALPHSVSDSEEEDEATALEMLDRLVLNGYDTYPGEIQEAVRVRVTSEEEKENKATLGRRGTGRRRARHTVVTDLETLLIRCAEAVSSNDVRGASKLLERIKWHSSPTGDARQRLSHYFAQGLEARLAGTGSRLYRALMGKRTSTVELIKAFHLHMAVCCSIKVGLLFAINTIYKAVAGRRTLHIVHYGITTGFQWPDLLRLLANREGGPPEVRITGINTPRPGLRPAQLMDEAGYRLSNYARQFGVPFKFRAIASKLEDVRVEDLHIDPDEVLVVNSLFEFRTLMDESLTFDMVSPRDMVLNNISKMKPTVFVQSLVNGPYSAAFFMTRFRHALYYFTALFDVMETTVPWDNDKRLLVERDILARSAINMIACEGADRVERPQNYKEWQARNQRAGLRQLPLDPDVVVMLKDEVKSRYHKHFMISEDHRWLLQGWKGRVLYAHSTWAAHNATASQVID
- the LOC123446273 gene encoding scarecrow-like protein 33 isoform X1, which gives rise to MVTIDSNLLYDVLLVSFTWNGWMTVTYPLQIQYIFTAPSEISVHSTMSATPEELLGIAEPAPLSPSAFLDLPPTPTTHVDSQQSHNNLTLEYISRMLTEEGIVDKFFYQYPDHPKLLQAQQPFAEILADTSSDAHESFASSTSILMPSQGNSTDIMVSGSQVQYPAFFLNGTGACTVVPSSMVFPIPGESSTRTDMLSNMAFFKGMEEANRFLPADNAMVDGRGRKKRSGFGMDGETEAGLWRSSKQITALPHSVSDSEEEDEATALEMLDRLVLNGYDTYPGEIQEAVRVRVTSEEEKENKATLGRRGTGRRRARHTVVTDLETLLIRCAEAVSSNDVRGASKLLERIKWHSSPTGDARQRLSHYFAQGLEARLAGTGSRLYRALMGKRTSTVELIKAFHLHMAVCCSIKVGLLFAINTIYKAVAGRRTLHIVHYGITTGFQWPDLLRLLANREGGPPEVRITGINTPRPGLRPAQLMDEAGYRLSNYARQFGVPFKFRAIASKLEDVRVEDLHIDPDEVLVVNSLFEFRTLMDESLTFDMVSPRDMVLNNISKMKPTVFVQSLVNGPYSAAFFMTRFRHALYYFTALFDVMETTVPWDNDKRLLVERDILARSAINMIACEGADRVERPQNYKEWQARNQRAGLRQLPLDPDVVVMLKDEVKSRYHKHFMISEDHRWLLQGWKGRVLYAHSTWAAHNATASQVID